Below is a window of Epinephelus moara isolate mb unplaced genomic scaffold, YSFRI_EMoa_1.0 scaffold1113, whole genome shotgun sequence DNA.
CCCCCTATAAGCGCCATGCTAACTGCTGAGACCCTGCCACTggatgtacagacacaaaaaagatatcgatcatgttgtctcagtatgaaaatgatagagaaagggcataactcccaaatggtcggagtattcttttatgtgaagatacacagtgaaaacataacataagcctaacacagcaaagctgttacctgcagccttcgcttGCAAAGCTAATGCTACTAATgttaggtcagtccaagtaattagtggaaacatgctaacatgctaacgttacacacaaattagtaGTAAAGTAAGGCCTGTTCATAaactctgaatttcttataaactgaggacaactgcctgctgtatatttgtgttcatggtcacagtcacagatcaTTTTAGATGATGCTCCttcgttatccgccatgacatcaaaagtacaaccaagtcctcatagatacatctctggtaaaactgttaggtgttatgtgttcagcaatgcccgttgcgtactgcttactcgaagaacactgaaaaaacatgactccttcttctgtggtttaatcactgcgggcgagcagaatcacttccgcctcgggtgccgtattctggtttgctgacttccgctgtgtgtccgacccgagcgaggctacgctaaatagccatatagagaaaggcttttttgtcgctgctgggttcaaataaatatgcagatcttcaagggggggtgatacgaactaggggcagttttattaatggtaaaaagttccgcacagctgctttaaaggtctagtgtgtaggaatAGGTGGCATTTAGTGTTGAGTTGCCAGAACTAAAACTTCTCcagtgtgccaagtgtgtaaaAGAAGTACAGTGGCTAATGAGAAAATGTGAATGGtcctatttagagccagtgtttggtttgtccactctgggctactgtagaaacaacatgccgtttaatttcattataatctaatgaaaacatagttataatTAGTATATATAATTTCTTCCAATAGATGCCCCCCAAACACACTGGACCCTTTAAATAACACTGATTAGattgttgaaagaacaaatttaAATGGTAAAACAAAATGGGGAAAAAGACTTCTGGAACCAGCAGCCCATCCAAAGTCGCATCCCTATTCCCAGCTGTACTGTCATGTGACCGTAATTTTCACATTGAATTTGAATTGTCGCATTGTTAGCATAAAGTACAAGCTAtggacatcacatttttcattccATTTTGGGAATATTTTAGGGCATTATTTAGCAAATACGTTTTACACTCAGAGTTTGCACATACGAATAAATTGGCACACAGTAAAAATAGCGCAGTATTTagtgaacaggaagtgattttggacacaacTTATGTTGCTTTTGCTGAGCAGCAGCCACTGTGGCCACCAGTGGGAATTACAACATATTGACACACtgaattttcttttatttttcaatatagGAGTAAGGCAAGACAATTACATGTCTTCCAGTGAGGTTCAGTTTGTTAAACCCAGTTCAATATTTACATGCTAATATTGCTAAAACACAGTGTTGCAAAATGATCATACAGTCAAttacacaaaatatatatatataatgtttgctaacattagctagcataAATTACTACAAAACTCACGGTGAGTGTGTTAAATTGAGCACTGGTGTGTTGTACTGCCTATTAATTCAACTTGACTTTTTCTCAACCTGGGTCTTTTTTTCATAGTTCTGGCCatctatcctatcctatccatTCTGTTCCGTTCCGTTCCGTTCCGTTCCgttcctatcctatcctatccgttcctatcctatcctatcctatcctatcctatccatTCCGTTCCGTTTCCgttcctatcctatcctatcctatcctatcctatccatTCCGTTCCGTTCCGTTCCCTTCCGTTCCATTCCGTTCCGTTCCgttcctatcctatcctatcctatctgTTCCTATCCTATCTGTTCCTATCCTATCCattcctatcctatcctatctgTTCCTGTCCTATCATTCCTATCCATTCCTATTCGTTCCTATTCTATCTGTTCCTATCCGTTCCTATCTgttcctatcctatcctatcctatcctatccatTCTGTTCCGTTCCTATCCgttcctatcctatcctatcctatccgtTTCTATCTgttcctatcctatcctatcctatccgtTCCTATTTgttcctatcctatcctatcctatctgTTTCTATCCTGTCCGTTCCTATCCGTTCCTATTCGTTCCCATTCTATCTgttcctatcctatcctatccatACAGTCAGttacacaaaatatatatatatataatgtttgctaacattagctagcataAATTACTCCAAAACTCACGGTGAGTGTGTTAAATTGAGCACTGGTGTGTTGTACTGCCTATTAATTCAACTTGACTTGTGGAAGACTGTTTTATTTCTTCCTTCAAACATCtcactttaaaggaaaaatccacTTTTTCTCAACCTGGGTCTTTTTTTCATAGTTCTGGCCatctatcctatcctatcctatcctatcctatccatTCTGTTCCGTTCCGTTCCGTTCCgttcctatcctatcctatcctatccgtTCCTATCCTATCNTCCTGTCCGTTCCTATCCGTTCCTATTCGTTCCCATTCTATCTgttcctatcctatcctatcctatcctatcccatcccatcccatcccatcccatccgTTCCATTCCGTTCTGTTCCGTTCCGTTCCGTTCCgttcctatcctatcctatcctatccgtTCCTATCCGTTCCtactatcctatcctatcctatccgtTCCTATCCGTTCCTATCTTATCctgtcctatcctatcctatcctatcctatcaaTATATTAATACAAGCTCTATGTCAAAGATGACAGAGACAAGGATTTTACTGACCACTTTCCTCTCTGTATGACCCTGCTAGTGTGCAAACTGTACTGTTGTCCTGTTCTTTGCAGCACAGCTTTCTTTCTTCTGTCAGGCATAAATTGGCCAACCAGTATCATCAGTCTCCTTTAGTCTGTTTTCTTGCAAGACATTCTCTGACTCCGTCCTGCCGCTGCCTCCACTCTTTGTTTATCCTGGTTCATCTTGGTTTAGCGCTTCATCTGTGCATCTGGCTTCAAATAAATGTGGAGAGCAACCAAAGTGAAATGACTCATACATTTTCCTATAAGCCTGTAGGATAATCAGGCATTTCATGAGGTTtaattggattttggattgcGCACCGTAGCTAAAATTGAGACAGATTTTGCTGTAAACAAACCTACAGTAATGTGATCGTGTTGCAGTATGAACAGTATATGATTAATGTAAATAGTCCAGTGGATGAAAGTTTATTTATCTAACATATTTATTAATTGATTATATGTTAAAGGTGCAGTATGTAGttctggagaaagatagttgattgGTTAACCTCATCCCAGGTCGTCATACACTGATGCTTTGGGTTGGTGGTCCGGTCCAACTACCAACTCAAGGTCGTCAGTATTCAACAAGAAGGATCTCCAGCGGGTAGTGAGGGCAGCTGAGCATGTTACTGGATCACCATTGCCCTCACTCACAGATATTTACAAAGATCATTCACACCCTGGACattctctgttttctcctctgccctctgggAGAAGATACAGGacaataaaaaccaaaacaaatagacTGAGAAACAGCTTCTACCCACGAGCTGTTACTGCCATCACCCCTGATATCCCAAGACTGACACACACTGAATTGTGATATCTAAAATGTGACGTGTACTGAACTGAGAATTGCACTGAACTGAATTGCACTGAACTGTCTGCACGAGTTGCACTTTTAATCTCTATGAATGTATGTATGATGTTTGCTGCTGCAATACTGGAGTTGCCAAACTGTTTTTCATTGGGGGTTTTTTGAGCAATGACAATAActttctgttctattctattctattctattctattctattctgttctattctattctattctattctgttctgttctgttctattctattctgttctgttctgttctattctattctattctattctattctattctattctattctattctgttctattcgATGACCTGGGAATTAGACTCAACAGTAaactatctttctccagaaCTGCATACTGAaccattaaattaattaatttaccAAGTTACTTTCATCTAATTTCAATGTTCTAATCCATTCTAGTTCATTTTCATGCTCCTATGAACTGATGAATATCTAATTCACTGATACAGGCTGTTCACCTCTCAATCACTATAGACAGACTGAGTATGAATCCATGAGACATGATGTCATTATCACTTTTAGCCTAGGAGCTAAAAGCTCAGTCTGAAGTTGCTCAAGAAAAGCTCTTAAGAGGTAACAATAAGATAAGACACTTTGTGAATTCAGCTCTTGGTCAGTATTGAAATCCATTGTAATTGACATAAATTCAGCTGACCAGAGCCAAATCTATCTCCTTTCAGTCTCAGAAGATAGCTGTGATTATAATATTGTATTATTTAAGAATGTCATGCTCCATGAaagttttttacttttgttgtaTACTCCTTTTTCATTCCACGGCATGACACTGAATGCAGAAAACATTAAGTCATTGTCGGTTTTTGGAGAGAAATCAAGGCAACATCCATTTCTGTTGCAAGTTGCCAGGCAACAGTGTTCTCCTGACCTCATGACTTACCATTAAAACATGCCAAACATTTTATACTCAACCTAAAATGTTGAAAGTACAACCTCATGAGAGCGATTTGACCcagactgaaaaaaatgtttttcctttgaAACAGATTATTAAGCTTTGTTACACCAAcatgcacagagacacacagagacacatagaGACACTTTACATAAGCCTACTTGAGCCGTGCTCCTCCATAGAAAAGGACTGGTTCTCAGGGAAGGGTCGGTGAGAGTGTGCTGGAAGGTCATCTCCAAAATGTGGAGGAGGGGACGTGTGACTGGTGTCGAAGAAGTCTTGCGTGTTTGTTTGCGGAGGGTTGCGGAGAATCAGGTGCGCCTCTGGAATGGCGTGGAATAGCAGCAGGATCCAGCCCTGAATGACCAGGGCCACCGCCAGTGCAGGCTCATCCAACACCTTTACAtccttctttcctcctcctgaCCTGTCGCCTTTCCCCTTTCCCCTCAGTGCCTGGCTGCCATAAAGATAAAACCCTAGCCAGGCCACCCATAGCAATGCTGATGCCAAACTGGAAAGGAAGACCCAGATGGCGTTACACTTCCATCTCCGTTTTTCACTCTCTCCTTCCCTATCTTCGTCATTACCACCTGTTCCCTCTACCCCCAGCTCTCCTCCACACAGCACCACCCCCAGAGAGAGCCCCATGGCTATGAGGAGCAGCCCCAGGGTGTAGCTGCATGTCAGAGCAAAGTCTAAAGGTGGATATTCGCAGGCCGGGTGACCCTCCCTAACTACAGTCAGCAAGACCCATTCGGCAGAGATGATCCCCTGAACCAAGGCCAAGGCCAGACCCAGCGCTGCCAGGGAGCTGCCCGATGGGCTCGTCTTGCCAGCCACCAGCCTCCTGAGCCTCACACCCTGCACTAGCAAGCTGGAGAAGCAGAGGGCGAAAAGGGGCCCCCAGAACGCCCTGCGGACCACACACAGCGCCTGGTTCTTCCCCACCAGGAAAGCCAGAGAAATAGAGAAGAGCCCCAGGAGCGTGCCCAGGAGCAGGAGAAGAGGCCCCATGCCGGAGCGCCTGGCGGGGTCACCAATGGAGCGCAGCTTGACTAGCAGGAGCACAGCGAGGACCAGAGAAGCGAGGCCGCCGCTGCAGGCCACGGCCTCCAGGACCACACCCCAAACTGACTCCAGGTCACACAGCACTCTGTACGGAGGGTCCACATCCACACTGCATCcccgaggaggaggagaggggtggGATGAGCCATAGCCAATCAGTGACAGGAGGCAGATGATGATAGGGCTGACGGCCATCttagagacacacagacagaaaacatgtaGTGATGGAGAGAAAGGTACAGAGAGATAAACAAGAGGGAGAAAGATCcagagaggagggaggcagGAAGGTGAATGTACTGTACATGCTCATACTGCATCTCCATGAGTCAcaatatacagtaaaaaaaaacagcagtcaaTATATATTAAGATCCAATAAGACTGTTATATATCAGAGATTAATGTttttctccctcacacacaaacacgcactcATACACTCACAGCACAGAATAGAACTGCTTTTAGCACTGGGCAATGGTTTCCATGGGAACGGGAAACAGCGTGGGCTGACTACATTGCACACTGGGCTTTTGAGAAGTCGAGTTTCTGTACCCAAAAGCACAGAGAAATGCACGAGTATGTGCAcgcgcacagacacacacacacatacacacacacatacacatacgcACAATGTTTGTACTtacttgtgaggaccctcattgacataatgcattTCCCAAGCTTTAACTTGAGCTTTATTTAAACCTTTACTCTAATACTGACTTTAAtcaatatataaaaaatgtcctcactgtcaAGGGCTGAAACTCAACTTGATCCTAACAAGGATAGACGTATCACAGcgcacacaaatacatgtacgaAATACCACAGCATTAAACTGGTCTCAAACCTAAATTGTAATAATTACGCACTCACCTCAGATAAATTCTTGACTTGAAATCTTGATTATTGACAGTGAAGGGACCTCATTATTTTTCCAGTCTGCATCCCTTCAACTAGTTCAAGTATTCTTTTATAATCCCAGTTAATGAAATCCttgaggcagcagaaacaaaaaggTTTCCATTTTGTCTCCTATGTTGCTCTCTGCGCTGACAGCTCCCACTGttttaaagtacaaaataaCACACTTTGTGAGACCAATAAtgtcctgctgctgcagtgacacGTCCAGCTGCTCCGAGAAGAATCCACAATTATGATGCATGCCTTGATACTTCACACACCCACATAGTCAAATAtatcttctgtctctctttcactcttctCTCGCgctccctctgtcctcctctctcaaTTCATTCTGTCTGcatgtctgtttttctctctccctgcttCACGCTGAATCTGCGGAGGTGTCAACAGAGACGCAATCCCAGCCTTACTTCTGCTCACCCACACATGGGGAGTATGATTTGCTGATGCACCTGTCTAAACAGGAAGAAGATAGGAAATAAGTACAGTACATAAGCACGGTAATTCACAGCCAAGCCAGTATTAGTCACCCGTTTGCACATCTCGGTGTTATTTCCTGCCTACAGGCACCCACGTCTTCCTTATACCACTTATACAATTCTTCCTCACACCCAGAGCTGGAGATTCATCTTCTTGGATCACCAGATTGGACCAAAACAAATGGAGGTCTCTTCAGCAGTAAGATGTCCAttggcggtgtgtgttgcagtgtgaagacagaggcagaggggCAGATGGTCAATCTAAACACAGGTGAGCCCTGTGGCCACGTGGCCATCCTAGTAGAGAGTGTTACATAATAGCCTTGAAGACATGACTCAGCCAAGTCTTCCTTTAGAGAGGAGTAATCTCCTCCCGTGGAGATGGGAAACCATGATAGCAACCATTGTACTAGCTAATTAAGTCAGTTTGGATCAGTGTGATGGAGATTGATGTTGACAGCCACGAGTGAGCTCAGTGACATATAGAGGCCAACCACAGGAGAAGCCAAAGCTGGTCTGTGGTACACAAATAAACTCTCAGACTGACAGATGTAAGGAGAAGAGTGCACACCTACATCCTGCTGTGAAAGGAAAGACAGTCTAATCCAGATAGTGATAGGGTTTTGGTTGGTGACAGCAGACGAAAAGAGTGATGAATGGGATTTACAAAACAGTCCATTACCCTCCATTCGCCAGGCTAGTTGTCTCTTTCTATttacagtctttgtgctaagctaagctaacagttgGCAGTAGGTATTTAGCGTACAaactcttggctctgttttcaggctttagaaattGTAGCCTGtgatgggagactttggccaatcacaagTCAGTTtagagagagggcgttcctacTGAAAATACAGATGCACATCCCTTCGgtaaaagcctgattcaatggtggaGAACCCTGCAGAGCAAGGTGCTGTTTCAGCAGCGGtaacaaatctgtccacactgcaaagcaaccaaaaaaaacaggagacagACATATCAAAAGGAGAGTCTcaaagagtctgacaataaaacaaaacacgtcAAGATCAACAAAGTTTCAGAGACgtaaagaaaa
It encodes the following:
- the LOC126386938 gene encoding G-protein coupled receptor family C group 5 member B-like; translation: MAVSPIIICLLSLIGYGSSHPSPPPRGCSVDVDPPYRVLCDLESVWGVVLEAVACSGGLASLVLAVLLLVKLRSIGDPARRSGMGPLLLLLGTLLGLFSISLAFLVGKNQALCVVRRAFWGPLFALCFSSLLVQGVRLRRLVAGKTSPSGSSLAALGLALALVQGIISAEWVLLTVVREGHPACEYPPLDFALTCSYTLGLLLIAMGLSLGVVLCGGELGVEGTGGNDEDREGESEKRRWKCNAIWVFLSSLASALLWVAWLGFYLYGSQALRGKGKGDRSGGGKKDVKVLDEPALAVALVIQGWILLLFHAIPEAHLILRNPPQTNTQDFFDTSHTSPPPHFGDDLPAHSHRPFPENQSFSMEEHGS